Proteins found in one Paenibacillus borealis genomic segment:
- the rph gene encoding ribonuclease PH — MRSNGRQEDQLRPLTITTQTNKYAEGSVIIEMGDTKVICTATVDEKVPPFLKGQGKGWVTAEYSMLPRATQTRNQREAARGKLTGRTMEIQRLIGRALRSVVNLQALGERSITLDCDVIQADGGTRTASITGAFVAMAFAINKIALQHKLAVFPITDYLAAISVGVVGDKTLLDLNYEEDSKAKVDMNVVMTGGGAFVEVQGTGEERPFTRQELDQLLGLGEKGIYELIAVQQEVLGTIALKIPSGQPGQEV; from the coding sequence ATGAGATCAAACGGGCGCCAAGAAGACCAGCTCCGGCCGCTGACGATAACCACCCAAACCAACAAATATGCAGAGGGCTCTGTAATTATTGAGATGGGAGATACCAAAGTCATCTGCACGGCAACCGTGGATGAGAAAGTTCCGCCGTTTCTGAAAGGACAAGGCAAAGGCTGGGTCACTGCCGAATATTCCATGCTTCCCCGGGCTACCCAGACCCGCAACCAGCGTGAAGCAGCACGCGGCAAGCTTACCGGACGGACGATGGAAATTCAGCGTCTGATCGGACGGGCACTCCGTTCCGTAGTGAATCTGCAGGCGCTCGGCGAACGCAGTATTACGCTGGACTGCGATGTGATTCAGGCGGACGGCGGAACACGGACAGCTTCGATAACGGGCGCTTTTGTAGCGATGGCCTTTGCCATCAATAAGATCGCGCTGCAGCACAAGCTGGCGGTATTTCCGATTACGGACTACTTGGCGGCGATCAGCGTCGGTGTTGTCGGCGACAAAACGCTGCTCGATCTGAACTATGAAGAGGATTCCAAAGCGAAAGTTGATATGAACGTGGTCATGACCGGCGGCGGTGCATTTGTTGAAGTGCAGGGCACAGGCGAAGAACGGCCGTTTACCCGCCAGGAGCTTGACCAGCTGCTGGGTCTGGGTGAGAAGGGGATCTATGAACTGATCGCCGTGCAACAAGAAGTACTGGGCACCATTGCGCTCAAAATTCCTTCCGGCCAGCCTGGCCAAGAGGTGTAA
- a CDS encoding XTP/dITP diphosphatase has protein sequence MKSGSGILIVATKNKGKVREFQHAFAPLGLTVKSMFDYPDLPDVVEDGVTFAENALKKSRAVGDALGFPVLADDSGLCVEALDGSPGVYSARYAGEPADDEANNLKLLSELEKLKQGEDTGQPLLSPARFVCALSLYDPADGRELTAEGTVEGWITSEPAGGGGFGYDPLFYLPQFEKTMAELTLEEKQAVSHRGAALRLLTEKLAAAQRDVK, from the coding sequence ATGAAGTCCGGCAGCGGTATTCTGATTGTCGCGACGAAGAACAAAGGCAAGGTGCGGGAGTTCCAGCACGCCTTTGCTCCCCTTGGACTCACCGTCAAAAGCATGTTTGATTACCCGGATCTGCCGGATGTGGTGGAGGACGGGGTTACTTTTGCCGAGAATGCCCTCAAGAAATCCCGGGCCGTAGGCGACGCACTGGGATTTCCGGTGCTTGCGGATGATTCCGGTCTGTGTGTGGAAGCGCTGGACGGAAGTCCGGGCGTATATTCGGCCCGCTATGCCGGTGAGCCTGCAGATGATGAAGCGAATAACCTGAAGCTGCTGAGCGAGCTGGAGAAGCTGAAGCAGGGCGAAGATACCGGTCAGCCTTTGCTGAGTCCGGCCCGGTTCGTCTGCGCACTGTCGCTGTATGATCCGGCGGACGGGCGTGAGCTGACGGCGGAAGGAACGGTGGAAGGCTGGATTACCTCGGAGCCTGCGGGCGGCGGAGGCTTCGGCTATGACCCGCTCTTCTATCTTCCGCAGTTTGAGAAGACGATGGCGGAGCTGACGCTGGAAGAGAAGCAGGCGGTCAGCCACCGGGGCGCAGCACTGCGCCTGCTGACGGAGAAGCTTGCAGCTGCGCAGCGGGATGTGAAATAG
- a CDS encoding glycosyl hydrolase family 18 protein, whose amino-acid sequence MVFIKKKSRKTFVLGLAAVLFLSLLTALGTNTKTANAASDYKIVGYYASWAAYGRAYNVTDIDPNKMNVINYAFADICWNGIHGNPDPTGPNPVTWSCQNEQGQTISVPNGTIVLGDPWIDAQKSFGDDKWDDPIKGNLKQLWKLKEKNPNLKTVISVGGWTWSNRFSDVAATAATREVFANSAVDFIRKYQMDGVDLDWEYPVSGGLAGNSYRPEDKQNYVLLLQKIREKLNAAGTADGKTYLLTIASGAGPAYIQNNNLSGIAAVVDWINIMTYDFNGSWNTTTGHNAPLYYDPAAASSGLTEPANYNIDKAVTSYLSAGVPASKLVLGMPFYGRGWGGAPATGNGQYQVSAGISSTGTWEKGNYDFSDLEANYINKNGYTRYWNNTSKVPYLYNPSNQTFISYDDVESIGYKTSYLKSKGLAGAMFWETSGDRNRTLQTKLSADLGGGVVTPTPTPTTTPSPTPTATVKPSATPSATPSPTPTATVKPSATPTATPAPTATVAPTATPGQCTAAAWSSTAVYTQGQQASYGGVLYEAKWWTQGERPDLSGAYGAWKVIGTCGNTTPLPSATPASTVSPSATPTAAPTATPAVTSTPSPTATTGTLAWAAGIAYKAGDVVTYSGKSYTCLQAHTSLVSWEPSTTPALWKLN is encoded by the coding sequence ATGGTCTTTATCAAAAAGAAATCTCGTAAAACCTTTGTGCTTGGCTTGGCGGCAGTCCTTTTCCTTTCCCTTTTGACAGCTCTCGGTACAAACACTAAAACTGCAAACGCAGCTTCCGATTACAAGATTGTCGGGTACTATGCATCCTGGGCCGCTTACGGGCGGGCGTATAATGTAACGGATATTGATCCTAATAAAATGAATGTGATCAACTATGCTTTTGCGGATATTTGCTGGAACGGGATCCATGGTAACCCTGACCCAACCGGTCCGAATCCGGTAACCTGGTCCTGCCAGAATGAGCAGGGCCAGACGATCAGCGTCCCGAACGGCACCATTGTGCTGGGTGATCCCTGGATCGACGCCCAGAAAAGCTTCGGCGACGACAAATGGGATGACCCGATCAAGGGTAACCTGAAGCAGCTCTGGAAGCTGAAGGAAAAGAATCCGAACCTGAAGACGGTCATATCCGTCGGCGGCTGGACGTGGTCGAACCGCTTCTCGGATGTGGCTGCGACTGCGGCAACCCGTGAGGTATTCGCCAATTCCGCCGTTGATTTCATCCGCAAATACCAGATGGACGGCGTCGATCTGGACTGGGAATATCCGGTCAGCGGAGGACTGGCAGGCAACAGCTACCGTCCGGAGGATAAACAGAATTATGTCCTGCTGCTTCAGAAGATCCGCGAGAAGCTGAATGCTGCAGGAACTGCCGACGGCAAAACGTATCTGCTGACCATTGCTTCCGGCGCAGGACCTGCTTATATCCAGAACAATAATCTCAGCGGGATCGCTGCAGTGGTGGACTGGATTAATATCATGACCTATGACTTCAACGGAAGCTGGAATACAACTACCGGACACAACGCGCCGCTCTATTATGATCCGGCCGCAGCTTCATCGGGGCTGACCGAGCCGGCGAATTACAATATCGACAAAGCGGTCACCAGCTATCTGAGTGCCGGCGTGCCAGCCAGTAAACTGGTGCTCGGCATGCCGTTCTATGGCAGAGGCTGGGGAGGAGCTCCGGCGACAGGTAATGGCCAGTATCAGGTCTCGGCGGGAATCTCCTCCACAGGCACGTGGGAGAAGGGCAACTATGATTTCAGTGATCTGGAAGCCAATTACATTAACAAGAACGGCTATACCCGCTACTGGAATAACACTTCCAAGGTTCCTTATCTCTATAATCCTTCGAATCAGACTTTTATCAGCTACGATGATGTAGAATCCATCGGCTACAAAACAAGTTATCTGAAATCCAAAGGCCTGGCCGGAGCCATGTTCTGGGAGACCAGCGGCGACCGCAACCGGACACTGCAGACTAAGCTGAGCGCCGATCTTGGGGGCGGAGTAGTCACTCCGACACCAACGCCGACAACAACGCCAAGCCCTACGCCAACCGCTACAGTGAAACCGTCAGCAACGCCGAGTGCGACACCATCGCCGACACCGACAGCAACGGTCAAGCCGAGCGCCACACCGACTGCCACACCTGCGCCGACCGCAACAGTCGCGCCGACAGCGACTCCGGGCCAGTGTACGGCGGCGGCATGGAGTTCAACCGCTGTCTACACTCAAGGCCAGCAGGCCTCCTATGGCGGAGTGCTCTATGAAGCCAAATGGTGGACGCAGGGCGAACGGCCGGATCTCAGCGGTGCGTATGGTGCATGGAAAGTTATCGGCACTTGCGGCAACACTACACCGCTGCCGTCAGCCACGCCTGCTTCCACCGTGAGTCCTTCGGCTACGCCGACAGCCGCACCAACCGCTACACCTGCTGTGACATCAACCCCATCGCCAACGGCTACCACGGGAACCTTGGCCTGGGCTGCCGGAATTGCCTATAAAGCGGGTGATGTTGTAACCTACAGCGGGAAATCATACACCTGCCTGCAGGCGCACACCTCGCTGGTAAGCTGGGAGCCGTCTACTACGCCAGCTCTCTGGAAGCTGAACTAA
- a CDS encoding GerMN domain-containing protein: MKKPIKHIRGVSAACLLAVPIMLSGCSLFGSESAAVDPPPGEVEAQMLQVSGEGTLDTGVLGPVSLDEGDLAAGVKDTATSAAAGERTTVFLEDQNGLLAPVSLALPQGDGTAMLEDSLTALVSKGAYKSALPEGFQGVLPAGTEVNSVSVGQDKVAIVEFNSAFNDYDPADERKILEAVTWTLTGQEDIQGVQLWVDGKKLTEMPLQGTPLDRPLSRTMGINLPKQSGLMMNSSAVTVYFSAASPDGIHQYYVPVTRFVPAGGDTVKAALNELIAGPQSENGLEMVMTQGTVVDAVEAGQNGVVTVSLTDEMFEGSTSVPEEMLESVVLTVAQNTDDALVQIRLNGKETVTGTNNVDYGQPVSAPEYVNDLAL, encoded by the coding sequence TTGAAAAAGCCAATCAAACACATCCGCGGGGTTTCCGCGGCTTGCCTGCTGGCCGTTCCGATTATGCTCTCCGGCTGCAGTCTGTTCGGTTCGGAATCCGCAGCGGTAGACCCGCCACCGGGTGAAGTGGAAGCACAAATGCTGCAGGTCAGCGGTGAGGGCACGCTTGACACCGGGGTGCTGGGACCGGTCTCGCTGGATGAGGGCGATCTCGCTGCGGGAGTTAAGGATACGGCAACTTCTGCTGCAGCCGGAGAACGGACAACCGTGTTCCTGGAGGATCAGAACGGCCTGCTGGCACCGGTGTCTCTGGCCCTTCCGCAAGGAGATGGCACAGCCATGCTGGAAGATTCTCTTACTGCGCTAGTCAGCAAGGGAGCATACAAATCTGCATTGCCCGAAGGCTTCCAGGGCGTACTGCCGGCCGGGACGGAAGTGAATAGTGTATCTGTCGGCCAGGATAAGGTGGCTATCGTTGAATTCAATTCGGCATTCAATGACTATGATCCGGCGGATGAACGCAAAATTCTGGAGGCAGTCACCTGGACCCTGACGGGTCAGGAAGACATCCAGGGCGTACAGCTCTGGGTCGATGGCAAAAAGCTTACCGAAATGCCTCTGCAGGGTACTCCGCTGGACCGGCCGCTGTCCCGCACTATGGGCATTAACCTGCCCAAGCAGAGTGGACTTATGATGAACTCCAGCGCAGTAACCGTCTATTTCTCTGCTGCTTCACCGGACGGTATTCATCAGTATTATGTTCCGGTTACCCGCTTTGTACCCGCAGGGGGGGATACGGTGAAGGCTGCCCTGAATGAGCTGATTGCCGGACCTCAGTCCGAGAATGGCCTGGAGATGGTCATGACGCAGGGCACGGTGGTTGATGCTGTGGAGGCGGGCCAGAACGGGGTAGTTACCGTTTCCCTGACGGATGAGATGTTCGAAGGCAGCACAAGCGTTCCTGAGGAAATGCTGGAATCGGTCGTGCTGACTGTAGCGCAGAATACGGACGATGCCCTGGTGCAGATCCGCCTGAACGGTAAAGAAACGGTCACAGGAACCAACAATGTCGATTACGGCCAGCCGGTCTCGGCACCGGAATATGTGAACGACCTGGCGCTGTAG